Proteins from one Escherichia coli genomic window:
- the aspA gene encoding aspartate ammonia-lyase, with protein sequence MSNNIRIEEDLLGTREVPADAYYGVHTLRAIENFYISNNKISDIPEFVRGMVMVKKAAAMANKELQTIPKSVANAIIAACDEVLNNGKCMDQFPVDVYQGGAGTSVNMNTNEVLANIGLELMGHQKGEYQYLNPNDHVNKCQSTNDAYPTGFRIAVYSSLIKLVDAINQLREGFERKAVEFQDILKMGRTQLQDAVPMTLGQEFRAFSILLKEEVKNIQRTAELLLEVNLGATAIGTGLNTPKEYSPLAVKKLAEVTGFPCVPAEDLIEATSDCGAYVMVHGALKRLAVKMSKICNDLRLLSSGPRAGLNEINLPELQAGSSIMPAKVNPVVPEVVNQVCFKVIGNDTTVTMAAEAGQLQLNVMEPVIGQAMFESVHILTNACYNLLEKCINGITANKEVCEGYVYNSIGIVTYLNPFIGHHNGDIVGKICAETGKSVREVVLERGLLTEAELDDIFSVQNLMHPAYKAKRYTDESEQ encoded by the coding sequence ATGTCAAACAACATTCGTATCGAAGAAGATCTGTTGGGTACCAGGGAAGTTCCAGCTGATGCCTACTATGGTGTTCACACTCTGAGAGCGATTGAAAACTTCTATATCAGCAACAACAAAATCAGTGATATTCCTGAATTTGTTCGCGGTATGGTAATGGTTAAAAAAGCCGCAGCTATGGCAAACAAAGAGCTGCAAACCATTCCTAAAAGTGTAGCGAATGCCATCATTGCCGCATGTGATGAAGTCCTGAACAACGGAAAATGCATGGATCAGTTCCCGGTAGACGTCTACCAGGGCGGCGCAGGTACTTCCGTAAACATGAACACCAACGAAGTGCTGGCCAATATCGGTCTGGAACTGATGGGTCACCAGAAAGGTGAATATCAGTACCTGAACCCGAACGACCATGTTAACAAATGTCAGTCCACTAACGACGCCTACCCGACCGGTTTCCGTATCGCAGTTTACTCTTCCCTGATTAAGCTGGTAGATGCGATTAACCAACTGCGTGAAGGCTTTGAACGTAAAGCTGTCGAATTCCAGGACATCCTGAAAATGGGTCGTACCCAGCTGCAGGACGCAGTACCGATGACCCTCGGTCAGGAATTCCGCGCTTTCAGCATCCTGCTGAAAGAAGAAGTGAAAAATATCCAACGTACCGCTGAGCTGCTGCTGGAAGTTAACCTTGGCGCAACAGCAATCGGTACTGGTCTGAACACGCCGAAAGAGTACTCTCCGCTGGCAGTGAAAAAACTGGCTGAAGTCACTGGCTTCCCATGCGTACCGGCTGAAGACCTGATCGAAGCGACCTCTGACTGCGGCGCTTATGTTATGGTTCACGGCGCGCTGAAACGCCTGGCTGTGAAGATGTCCAAAATCTGTAACGACCTGCGCTTGCTCTCTTCTGGTCCACGTGCCGGCCTGAACGAGATCAACCTGCCGGAACTGCAGGCGGGCTCTTCCATCATGCCAGCTAAAGTAAACCCGGTTGTTCCGGAAGTGGTTAACCAGGTATGCTTCAAAGTCATCGGTAACGACACCACTGTTACCATGGCAGCTGAAGCAGGTCAGCTGCAGTTGAACGTTATGGAGCCGGTCATTGGCCAGGCTATGTTCGAATCCGTTCACATTCTGACCAACGCTTGCTACAACCTGCTGGAAAAATGCATTAACGGCATCACGGCTAACAAAGAAGTGTGCGAAGGTTACGTTTACAACTCTATCGGTATCGTTACTTACTTGAACCCGTTCATCGGTCACCACAACGGTGACATCGTGGGTAAAATCTGTGCCGAAACCGGTAAGAGTGTACGTGAAGTCGTTCTGGAACGCGGTCTGTTGACTGAAGCGGAACTTGACGATATTTTCTCCGTACAGAATCTGATGCACCCGGCTTACAAAGCAAAACGCTATACTGATGAAAGCGAACAGTAA
- the cutA gene encoding divalent cation tolerance protein CutA: MLDEKSSNTVSVVVLCTAPDEATAQDLAAKVLAEKLAACATLIPGATSLYYWEGKLEQEYEVQMILKTTVSHQQALLECLKSHHPYQTPELLVLPVTHGDTDYLSWLNASLR, translated from the coding sequence ATGCTTGATGAAAAAAGTTCGAATACCGTGTCTGTCGTGGTGCTATGTACCGCACCGGATGAAGCGACAGCCCAGGATTTAGCCGCCAAAGTGCTGGCGGAAAAACTGGCAGCCTGCGCGACCTTGATCCCCGGCGCGACCTCTCTCTATTACTGGGAAGGTAAGCTGGAGCAAGAATACGAAGTACAGATGATTTTAAAAACTACCGTATCTCACCAGCAGGCACTGCTGGAATGCCTGAAGTCTCATCATCCATATCAAACCCCGGAACTTCTGGTTTTACCTGTTACACACGGAGACACAGATTACCTCTCATGGCTCAACGCATCTTTACGCTGA
- the cadB gene encoding cadaverine/lysine antiporter yields the protein MSSAKKIGLFACTGVVAGNMMGSGIALLPANLASIGGIAIWGWIISIIGAMSLAYVYARLATKNPQQGGPIAYAGEISPAFGFQTGVLYYHANWIGNLAIGITAVSYLSTFFPVLNDPVPAGIACIAIVWVFTFVNMLGGTWVSRLTTIGLVLVLIPVVMTAIVGWHWFDAATYAANWNTAGTTDGHAIIKSILLCLWAFVGVESAAVSTGMVKNPKRTVPLATMLGTGLAGIVYIAATQVLSGMYPSSVMAGSGAPFAISASTILGNWAAPMVSAFTAFACLTSLGSWMMLVGQAGVRAANDGNFPKVYGEVDSNGIPKKGLLLAAVKMTALMILITLMNSAGGKASDLFGELTGIAVLLTMLPYFYSCVDLIRFEGVNIRNFVSLICSVLGCVFCFIALMGASSFELAGTFIVSLIILMFYARKMHERQSHSMDNHTASNAH from the coding sequence ATGAGTTCTGCCAAGAAGATCGGGCTATTTGCCTGTACCGGTGTTGTTGCCGGTAATATGATGGGGAGCGGCATTGCATTATTGCCTGCGAACCTTGCAAGTATCGGTGGTATTGCTATCTGGGGTTGGATTATCTCTATTATTGGTGCAATGTCGTTGGCTTATGTATATGCCCGACTGGCAACAAAAAACCCGCAACAAGGTGGCCCAATTGCTTATGCCGGAGAAATTTCTCCTGCATTTGGTTTTCAGACAGGTGTTCTTTATTACCATGCTAACTGGATTGGTAACCTGGCGATTGGTATTACCGCTGTATCTTATCTTTCCACCTTCTTCCCTGTATTAAATGATCCTGTTCCGGCGGGTATCGCTTGTATTGCTATCGTCTGGGTATTTACCTTTGTAAATATGCTCGGCGGTACCTGGGTAAGCCGTTTAACCACTATTGGTCTGGTGCTGGTTCTTATTCCTGTAGTTATGACTGCTATTGTTGGCTGGCATTGGTTTGATGCTGCAACTTATGCTGCTAACTGGAATACCGCAGGTACTACTGATGGTCATGCGATCATTAAAAGTATTCTGCTCTGCCTGTGGGCCTTCGTGGGTGTTGAATCCGCAGCGGTAAGTACTGGTATGGTTAAAAACCCGAAACGTACCGTTCCGCTGGCAACCATGCTGGGTACTGGTTTAGCAGGTATTGTTTACATCGCTGCAACTCAGGTGCTTTCCGGTATGTATCCGTCTTCTGTAATGGCAGGCTCCGGTGCTCCGTTTGCAATCAGTGCTTCTACTATCCTGGGTAACTGGGCTGCGCCGATGGTTTCTGCATTCACCGCTTTTGCGTGCCTGACTTCTCTGGGCTCCTGGATGATGCTGGTAGGTCAGGCAGGTGTGCGTGCCGCTAACGACGGTAACTTCCCGAAAGTTTATGGTGAAGTCGACAGCAACGGTATTCCGAAAAAAGGTCTGCTGCTGGCTGCAGTGAAAATGACTGCCCTGATGATCCTCATCACTCTGATGAACTCTGCCGGTGGTAAAGCATCTGACCTGTTCGGTGAACTGACCGGTATCGCAGTACTGCTGACTATGCTGCCGTACTTCTACTCTTGCGTTGACCTGATTCGTTTTGAAGGCGTTAACATCCGCAACTTTGTCAGCCTGATCTGCTCTGTACTGGGTTGCGTGTTCTGCTTCATCGCGCTAATGGGCGCAAGCTCCTTCGAGCTGGCAGGTACCTTCATCGTCAGCCTGATTATCCTGATGTTCTACGCTCGCAAAATGCACGAGCGCCAGAGCCACTCAATGGATAACCACACAGCGTCTAACGCACATTAA
- the groS gene encoding co-chaperone GroES: protein MNIRPLHDRVIVKRKEVETKSAGGIVLTGSAAAKSTRGEVLAVGNGRILENGEVKPLDVKVGDIVIFNDGYGVKSEKIDNEEVLIMSESDILAIVEA from the coding sequence ATGAATATTCGTCCATTGCATGATCGCGTGATCGTCAAGCGTAAAGAAGTTGAAACTAAATCTGCTGGCGGCATCGTTCTGACCGGCTCTGCAGCGGCTAAATCTACCCGTGGCGAAGTGCTGGCTGTCGGCAATGGCCGTATCCTTGAAAATGGCGAAGTGAAGCCGCTGGACGTGAAAGTTGGCGACATCGTTATTTTCAACGATGGCTACGGTGTGAAATCTGAGAAGATCGACAATGAAGAAGTGTTGATCATGTCCGAAAGCGACATTCTGGCAATTGTTGAAGCGTAA
- the dicD gene encoding transcriptional regulator — MQREDVLGEALKLLELQGIANTTLEMVAERVDYPLDELRRFWPDKEAILYDALRYLSQQIDVWRRQLMLDETQTAEQKLLARYQALSECVKNNRYPGCLFIAACTFYPDPGHPIHQLADQQKSAAYDFTHELLTTLEVDDPAMVAKQMELVLEGCLSRMLVNRSHADVDTAHRLAEDILRFARCRQGGALT; from the coding sequence GTGCAACGTGAAGATGTACTGGGAGAAGCCCTGAAATTATTAGAATTACAAGGGATTGCCAACACCACGCTGGAGATGGTTGCTGAACGTGTGGATTATCCACTGGACGAGCTACGCCGCTTCTGGCCAGACAAAGAGGCAATCCTCTATGATGCGCTGCGCTATCTTAGCCAACAGATAGATGTCTGGCGTCGTCAGCTGATGCTGGACGAAACGCAAACCGCCGAACAAAAGCTGCTGGCACGTTATCAGGCGTTATCGGAGTGCGTTAAAAACAACCGCTATCCGGGCTGTCTGTTTATCGCTGCCTGTACGTTTTATCCCGATCCTGGCCACCCTATTCATCAACTGGCCGATCAGCAAAAAAGCGCGGCCTACGATTTCACCCACGAACTGTTAACCACGCTGGAAGTTGACGATCCGGCGATGGTAGCAAAGCAGATGGAACTGGTGCTGGAAGGCTGTTTAAGCCGAATGCTGGTGAATCGTAGCCACGCGGATGTCGACACCGCACATCGGCTGGCAGAAGATATCCTGCGCTTCGCTCGCTGCCGCCAGGGTGGCGCACTGACCTGA
- the yjeH gene encoding L-methionine/branched-chain amino acid transporter, which yields MSGLKQELGLAQGIGLLSTSLLGTGVFAVPALAALVAGNTSLWAWPVLIILVFPIAIVFAILGRHYPSAGGVAHFVGMAFGSRLERVTGWLFLSVIPVGLPAALQIAAGFGQAMFGWHSWQLLLAELGTLALVWYIGTRGASSSANLQTVIAGLIVALIVAIWWAGDIKPANIPFPAPGNIELTGLFAALSVMLWCFVGLEAFAHLASEFKNPERDFPRALMIGLLLAGLVYWGCTVVVLHFDAYGEKMAAAASLPKIVVQLFGVGALWIACVIGYLACFASLNIYIQSFARLVWSQAQHNPDHYLARLSSRHIPNNALNAVLGCCVVSTLVIHALEINLDALIIYANGIFIMIYLLCMLAGCKLLQGRYRLLAVVGGLLCVLLLAMFGWKSLYALIMLAGLWLFLPKRKTPENGITT from the coding sequence ATGAGTGGACTCAAACAAGAACTGGGGCTGGCCCAGGGCATCGGCCTGCTATCGACGTCATTATTAGGCACTGGCGTGTTTGCCGTTCCTGCGTTAGCTGCACTGGTAGCAGGCAATACCAGCCTGTGGGCGTGGCCCGTTTTGATTATCTTAGTGTTCCCGATTGCGATTGTGTTTGCGATTCTGGGTCGCCACTATCCCAGTGCAGGCGGCGTCGCACACTTCGTCGGTATGGCGTTTGGTTCGCGGCTTGAGCGAGTCACCGGCTGGTTATTTTTATCGGTCATTCCCGTGGGTTTGCCTGCCGCGCTACAAATTGCCGCCGGGTTCGGCCAGGCAATGTTTGGCTGGCATAGCTGGCAACTGTTGTTGGCAGAACTCGGTACGCTGGCGCTGGTGTGGTATATCGGTACTCGCGGTGCCAGTTCCAGTGCTAATCTACAAACAGTTATTGCCGGACTTATCGTCGCGCTGATTGTCGCTATCTGGTGGGCGGGCGATATCAAACCTGCGAATATCCCCTTCCCTGCACCTGGTAATATCGAACTTACCGGGTTATTTGCTGCGTTATCAGTGATGTTATGGTGCTTTGTCGGTCTGGAAGCATTTGCCCATCTTGCCTCGGAATTTAAAAATCCAGAGCGTGATTTTCCTCGCGCGTTGATGATTGGTCTGCTGCTGGCAGGATTAGTCTACTGGGGCTGTACGGTAGTCGTCTTACACTTCGACGCCTACGGTGAAAAAATGGCAGCGGCAGCATCGCTTCCAAAAATTGTGGTGCAGCTGTTCGGTGTAGGGGCGTTATGGATTGCCTGCGTGATTGGCTATCTGGCCTGCTTTGCCAGTCTCAACATTTATATACAGAGCTTCGCCCGCCTGGTCTGGTCGCAGGCGCAACATAATCCTGACCACTACCTGGCACGCCTCTCTTCTCGTCATATCCCGAATAATGCCCTCAATGCGGTGCTCGGCTGCTGCGTGGTGAGCACGTTGGTGATTCATGCTTTAGAGATCAATCTGGACGCACTTATCATCTATGCCAATGGCATCTTTATTATGATTTATCTGTTATGCATGCTGGCAGGTTGTAAATTATTGCAAGGACGTTATCGACTACTGGCGGTGGTTGGCGGGCTGTTATGCGTTCTGTTACTGGCAATGTTCGGCTGGAAAAGTCTCTATGCGCTGATCATGCTGGCGGGGTTATGGCTGTTTCTGCCAAAACGAAAAACGCCGGAAAATGGCATAACCACATAA
- the cadC gene encoding lysine decarboxylation/transport transcriptional activator CadC, whose protein sequence is MQQPVVRVGEWLVTPSINQISRNGRQLTLEPRLIDLLVFFAQHSGEVLSRDELIDNVWKRSIVTNHVVTQSISELRKSLKDNDEDSPVYIATVPKRGYKLMVPVIWYSEEEGEEIMLSSPPPIPEAVPDTDSPSQSLNIQNTATPPEQSPVKSKRFTTFWVWFFFLLSLGICVALVAFSSLDTRLPMSKSRILLNPRDIDINMVNKSCNSWSSPYQLSYAIGVGDLVATSLNTFSTFMVHDKINYNIDEPSSSGKTLSIAFVNQRQYRAQQCFMSVKLVDNADGSTMLDKRYVITNGNQLAIQNDLLESLSKALNQPWPQRMQEMLQQILPHRGALLTNFYQAHDYLLHGDDKSLNRASELLGEIVQSSPEFTYARAEKALVDIVRHSQHPLDEKQLAALNTEIDNIVTLPELNNLSIIYQIKAVSALVKGKTDESYQAINTGIDLEMSWLNYVLLGKVYEMKGMNREAADAYLTAFNLRPGANTLYWIENGIFQTSVPYVVPYLDKFLASE, encoded by the coding sequence ATGCAACAACCTGTAGTTCGCGTTGGCGAATGGCTTGTTACTCCGTCCATAAACCAAATTAGTCGCAATGGGCGTCAACTTACCCTTGAGCCGAGATTAATCGATCTTCTGGTTTTCTTTGCTCAACACAGTGGCGAAGTACTTAGCAGGGATGAACTTATCGATAATGTCTGGAAGAGAAGTATTGTCACCAATCACGTTGTGACGCAGAGTATCTCAGAACTACGTAAGTCATTAAAAGATAATGATGAAGATAGTCCTGTCTATATCGCTACTGTACCAAAGCGCGGCTATAAATTAATGGTGCCGGTTATCTGGTACAGCGAAGAAGAGGGAGAGGAAATAATGCTATCTTCGCCTCCCCCTATACCAGAGGCGGTTCCTGACACAGATTCTCCCTCCCAAAGTCTTAACATTCAAAACACCGCAACACCACCTGAACAATCCCCAGTTAAAAGCAAACGATTCACTACCTTTTGGGTATGGTTTTTTTTCCTGTTGTCGTTAGGTATCTGTGTAGCACTGGTAGCGTTTTCAAGTCTTGATACACGTCTTCCTATGAGCAAATCGCGTATTTTGCTCAATCCACGCGATATTGACATTAATATGGTAAATAAAAGTTGTAACAGCTGGAGTTCCCCGTATCAGCTCTCTTACGCGATAGGCGTGGGTGATTTGGTGGCGACATCACTTAACACCTTCTCCACCTTTATGGTGCATGACAAAATCAACTACAACATTGATGAACCGAGCAGTTCCGGTAAAACATTATCTATTGCGTTTGTTAATCAGCGCCAATACCGTGCTCAACAATGCTTTATGTCGGTAAAATTGGTAGACAATGCAGATGGTTCAACCATGCTGGATAAACGTTATGTCATCACTAACGGTAATCAGCTGGCGATTCAAAATGATTTACTGGAGAGTTTATCAAAAGCGTTAAACCAACCGTGGCCACAACGAATGCAGGAGATGCTCCAGCAAATTTTGCCGCATCGTGGTGCGTTATTAACTAATTTTTATCAGGCTCATGATTATTTACTGCATGGCGATGATAAATCATTGAACCGTGCCAGTGAATTACTAGGTGAGATTGTTCAATCATCCCCCGAATTTACCTACGCGAGAGCAGAAAAAGCATTAGTTGATATCGTGCGCCATTCTCAACATCCTTTAGATGAAAAACAATTAGCAGCACTGAATACAGAAATAGATAACATTGTTACACTGCCGGAACTGAACAACCTGTCCATTATATATCAAATAAAAGCGGTCAGTGCTCTGGTAAAAGGTAAAACAGATGAGTCTTACCAGGCGATAAATACTGGCATTGATCTTGAAATGTCCTGGCTAAATTATGTGTTGCTTGGCAAGGTTTATGAAATGAAGGGGATGAACCGGGAAGCAGCTGATGCATATCTCACCGCCTTTAATTTACGCCCAGGGGCAAACACCCTTTACTGGATTGAAAATGGTATATTCCAGACTTCTGTTCCTTATGTTGTACCTTATCTCGACAAATTTCTCGCCTCAGAATAA
- the dsbD gene encoding protein-disulfide reductase DsbD: MAQRIFTLILLLCSTSVFAGLFDAPGRSQFVPADQAFAFDFQQNQHDLNLTWQIKDGYYLYRKQVRITPEHAKIADVQLPQGVWHEDEFYGKSEIYRDRLTLPITINQASAGATLTVTYQGCADAGFCYPPETKTVPLSEVVANNAALQPASVPQQEQPAAQLPFSALWALLIGIGIAFTPCVLPMYPLISGIVLGGKQRLSTARALLLTFIYVQGMALTYTALGLVVAAAGLQFQAALQHPYVLIGLAIVFTLLAMSMFGLFTLQLPSSLQTRLTLMSNRQQGGSPGGVFVMGAIAGLICSPCTTAPLSAILLYIAQSGNMWLGGGTLYLYALGMGLPLMLITVFGNRLLPKSGPWMEQVKTAFGFVILALPVFLLERVIGDIWGLRLWSALGVAFFGWAFITSLQAKRGWMSVVQIILLAAALVSVRPLQDWAFGATHTAQTQTHLNFTQIKTVDELNQALVEAKGKPVMLDLYADWCVACKEFEKYTFSDPQVQKALADTVLLQANVTANDAQDVALLKHLNVLGLPTILFFDGQGQEHPQARVTGFMDAETFSAHLRDRQP, encoded by the coding sequence ATGGCTCAACGCATCTTTACGCTGATCCTGCTACTTTGCAGCACTTCCGTTTTTGCCGGATTATTCGACGCGCCGGGACGTTCGCAATTTGTCCCCGCGGATCAAGCCTTTGCTTTTGATTTTCAGCAAAACCAACATGACCTGAATCTGACCTGGCAGATCAAAGACGGTTACTACCTCTACCGTAAACAGGTCCGTATTACGCCGGAACACGCGAAAATTGCCGACGTGCAGCTGCCGCAAGGCGTCTGGCATGAAGATGAATTTTACGGCAAAAGCGAGATTTACCGCGATCGGCTGACACTTCCCATAACCATCAACCAGGCGAGTGCAGGAGCGACGTTAACGGTGACCTACCAGGGCTGCGCTGATGCCGGCTTCTGTTATCCGCCAGAAACCAAAACCGTTCCGTTAAGCGAAGTGGTCGCCAACAACGCAGCGCTACAGCCTGCATCTGTTCCGCAGCAAGAGCAGCCCGCCGCACAATTGCCCTTTTCCGCGCTCTGGGCGTTGTTGATCGGTATTGGTATCGCCTTTACGCCATGCGTGCTGCCAATGTACCCACTGATTTCTGGCATCGTGCTGGGCGGTAAACAGCGGCTCTCCACTGCCAGAGCATTGTTGCTGACCTTTATTTATGTGCAGGGGATGGCGCTGACTTACACGGCACTGGGTCTGGTGGTTGCCGCCGCAGGGTTACAGTTCCAGGCGGCGCTACAGCACCCATACGTGCTCATTGGCCTCGCTATCGTCTTTACCTTGCTGGCGATGTCAATGTTTGGCTTGTTTACCCTGCAACTCCCCTCTTCGCTGCAAACGCGCCTCACGCTGATGAGCAATCGCCAACAGGGCGGTTCACCTGGCGGTGTGTTTGTTATGGGGGCGATTGCCGGACTGATCTGTTCACCATGCACCACCGCACCGCTTAGCGCGATTCTGCTGTATATCGCCCAAAGCGGGAACATGTGGCTGGGCGGCGGCACGCTTTATCTCTATGCGTTGGGCATGGGCCTGCCGCTGATGCTAATTACCGTCTTTGGTAACCGCTTGCTGCCGAAAAGCGGCCCGTGGATGGAACAAGTCAAAACCGCGTTTGGTTTTGTGATCCTCGCGCTGCCGGTCTTCCTGCTGGAGCGAGTGATTGGTGATATATGGGGATTACGCTTGTGGTCGGCGCTTGGTGTCGCATTCTTTGGCTGGGCCTTTATCACCAGCCTACAGGCCAAACGCGGCTGGATGAGCGTAGTGCAAATAATTCTGCTGGCAGCAGCATTGGTTAGCGTGCGCCCACTTCAGGATTGGGCATTTGGTGCGACGCATACCGCGCAAACTCAGACGCATCTCAACTTTACACAAATCAAAACGGTAGATGAGTTAAATCAGGCGCTCGTTGAAGCCAAAGGCAAACCAGTGATGTTAGATCTCTATGCCGACTGGTGCGTCGCCTGTAAAGAGTTTGAGAAATACACCTTCAGCGACCCGCAGGTGCAAAAAGCGTTAGCAGACACGGTATTACTTCAGGCCAACGTCACTGCCAACGACGCCCAAGATGTGGCGCTGTTAAAGCATCTTAATGTCCTTGGCCTACCGACAATTCTCTTTTTTGACGGACAAGGCCAGGAGCATCCACAAGCACGCGTCACGGGCTTTATGGATGCTGAAACCTTCAGCGCACATTTGCGCGATCGCCAACCGTGA
- the fxsA gene encoding FxsA family protein, whose product MRWLPFIAIFLYVYIEISIFIQVAHVLGVLLTLVLVIFTSVIGMSLVRNQGFKNFVLMQQKMAAGENPAAEMIKSVSLIIAGLLLLLPGFFTDFLGLLLLLPPVQKHLTVKLMPHLRFSRMPGGGFRAGTGGGNTFDGEYQRKDDERDRLDHKEDDRQD is encoded by the coding sequence TTGCGCTGGTTACCTTTTATTGCCATTTTCCTTTATGTCTATATTGAGATTTCAATCTTTATTCAGGTTGCCCATGTATTGGGGGTATTGCTGACCCTCGTGCTGGTTATATTCACGTCAGTTATCGGTATGTCACTGGTACGTAACCAGGGCTTTAAGAATTTCGTGCTGATGCAGCAAAAAATGGCGGCAGGTGAAAACCCAGCGGCGGAGATGATTAAAAGTGTTTCGCTGATCATTGCCGGTTTGCTGCTTTTATTACCGGGCTTTTTCACCGACTTCCTCGGTCTTCTGCTTTTATTACCGCCGGTGCAAAAGCATCTGACAGTGAAGTTGATGCCGCATTTGCGCTTTTCTCGCATGCCAGGCGGCGGTTTTAGAGCCGGGACAGGTGGCGGTAATACTTTTGATGGTGAGTACCAGCGAAAGGATGATGAGCGCGACCGCCTTGATCATAAAGAAGACGATCGCCAGGATTAA
- the dcuA gene encoding anaerobic C4-dicarboxylate transporter DcuA, with translation MLVVELIIVLLAIFLGARLGGIGIGFAGGLGVLVLAAIGVKPGNIPFDVISIIMAVIAAISAMQVAGGLDYLVHQTEKLLRRNPKYITILAPIVTYFLTIFAGTGNISLATLPVIAEVAKEQGVKPCRPLSTAVVSAQIAITASPISAAVVYMSSVMEGHGISYLHLLSVVIPSTLLAVLVMSFLVTMLFNSKLSDDPIYRKRLEEGLVELRGEKQIEIKSGAKTSVWLFLLGVVGVVIYAIINSPSMGLVEKPLMNTTNAILIIMLSVATLTTVICKVDTDNILNSSTFKAGMSACICILGVAWLGDTFVSNNIDWIKDTAGEVIQGHPWLLAVIFFFASALLYSQAATAKALMPMALALNVSPLTAVASFAAVSGLFILPTYPTLVAAVQMDDTGTTRIGKFVFNHPFFIPGTLGVALAVCFGFLLGSFML, from the coding sequence ATGCTAGTTGTAGAACTCATCATAGTTTTGCTGGCGATCTTCTTGGGCGCCAGATTGGGGGGAATAGGTATTGGTTTTGCAGGCGGATTGGGGGTGCTGGTTCTTGCCGCTATTGGCGTTAAACCCGGTAACATCCCGTTCGATGTCATTTCCATTATCATGGCGGTTATCGCCGCTATTTCTGCCATGCAGGTTGCTGGCGGTCTGGACTATCTGGTTCATCAGACAGAAAAGCTGCTGCGCCGTAACCCGAAATACATCACGATCCTCGCACCGATCGTGACCTATTTCCTGACTATCTTTGCTGGTACTGGCAACATCTCTCTGGCGACACTGCCAGTTATCGCTGAAGTTGCGAAGGAACAAGGCGTTAAACCTTGCCGTCCGCTGTCTACTGCAGTGGTATCCGCGCAGATTGCGATCACCGCATCGCCAATCTCAGCAGCAGTGGTTTACATGTCTTCCGTGATGGAAGGTCATGGCATCAGCTACCTCCATCTGCTCTCCGTGGTCATCCCGTCCACCCTGCTGGCGGTTCTGGTGATGTCCTTCCTGGTCACTATGCTGTTCAACTCCAAACTCTCTGACGATCCGATTTATCGCAAGCGTCTGGAAGAGGGCCTGGTTGAACTGCGCGGTGAAAAGCAGATTGAAATCAAATCCGGTGCAAAAACGTCCGTCTGGCTGTTCCTGCTGGGCGTAGTTGGCGTTGTTATCTATGCAATCATCAACAGCCCAAGCATGGGTCTGGTTGAAAAACCGCTGATGAACACCACCAACGCAATCCTGATCATCATGCTCAGCGTTGCAACTCTGACCACCGTTATCTGTAAAGTCGATACCGACAACATCCTCAACTCCAGCACCTTCAAAGCAGGTATGAGCGCCTGTATTTGTATCCTGGGTGTTGCGTGGCTGGGCGATACTTTCGTTTCCAACAACATCGACTGGATCAAAGATACCGCTGGTGAAGTGATTCAGGGTCATCCGTGGCTGCTGGCCGTCATCTTCTTCTTTGCTTCTGCTCTGCTGTACTCTCAGGCTGCAACCGCAAAAGCACTGATGCCGATGGCTCTGGCACTGAACGTTTCTCCGCTGACCGCTGTTGCTTCTTTCGCTGCGGTGTCTGGTCTGTTCATTCTGCCGACCTACCCGACGCTGGTTGCTGCGGTACAGATGGATGACACGGGTACTACCCGTATCGGTAAATTCGTCTTCAACCATCCGTTCTTCATCCCGGGTACTCTGGGTGTTGCCCTGGCTGTTTGCTTCGGCTTCTTGCTGGGTAGCTTCATGCTGTAA